From one Stigmatopora nigra isolate UIUO_SnigA chromosome 8, RoL_Snig_1.1, whole genome shotgun sequence genomic stretch:
- the dact3a gene encoding dapper homolog 3, which yields MQRAFSFPVTLERSRTKERLEASLAGLCELELRKQRQEGLVLGALALGDHLETTSAGDVSLFSCWGQDNLTLRRQLSALQTSPWGLVQTIEQQMGELRINMDHYDTSQGDTGFYESSEGQSPKGRTCSAETTEMVSSWPYTNDRPKSVGDTLLLNGESDMATPQSGLLRSFSAPHPPLEGIAEEATPMEFWMQEPSQVEQPSEQQQQQQPLGDQVTEEDYQQATRVEGYILHLVQRHTLLPRPCQPRTTLSPDPSYSFTPAHASLNRKSPSLSTEQGHAGPQIELSSHPKNPSWGCDLPEGEACGGEAPSLEEERYLMLPYPQCRPHSMTGRLPSPLPFLDPNCGGGALNLCCEPSPPQHCPQPPINQKHNLVSAQYIPGQVCHAPLRSPKHFNQAQSKTHQSSPDHHNAKPRNSRKSHNEKQRAKKSSGKAGRSQSENSLLGQRVLPERRYSTTERHQGRGDQAQGQVVKVHVGNNSDKANRRWCSNLELSQDEGENNHMEQGHRRPPRKARPGHSGHHHHHHHQQQQQQQPPHNHHPQQHSQRWHSDFQQRAPLCQGEDPYAGAAPAESSSSMSEVYSPASSSLSSDSDESGGLVWPQQLPPRLVTTSSSSSPTAQAASANPPAQPKAFVKIKASHALKKKILRFRSGSLKVMTTV from the exons ATGCAGCGCGCCTTCTCCTTCCCGGTGACGCTGGAGCGTAGCCGGACCAAGGAGCGTCTGGAGGCCAGTCTGGCCGGCCTGTGTGAGCTGGAGCTCCGCAAGCAGCGTCAGGAGGGCCTGGTCCTCGGGGCGCTGGCTCTGGGAGACCACCTCGAGACCACCTCTGCAGGGGATGTCTCCTTATTCAGCTGTTGGGGTCAGGATAACCTGACGTTAAGGCGCCAGCTG AGTGCTCTTCAGACTTCGCCATGGGGTCTCGTGCAAACAATCGAGCAGCAAATGGGAGAACTGCGTATCAACATGGACCACTACGACACATCTCAAGGAGACACAG GTTTCTACGAGTCAAGTGAAGGTCAATCGCCTAAAGGGAGAACTTGTTCAGCGGAGACCACAGAGATGGTCTCTTCCTGGCCTTACACCAACGACAGACCCAAGTCTGTGG GTGACACTCTTCTGTTGAATGGAGAATCGGACATGGCAACCCCTCAAAGTGGGCTGCTCCGCTCTTTTTCTGCTCCCCACCCACCCCTGGAGGGGATCGCCGAAGAAGCAACACCAATGGAGTTTTGGATGCAGGAGCCTAGCCAAGTCGAGCAGCCCtcggagcagcagcagcagcagcagcctctGGGAGATCAGGTTACAGAGGAGGACTACCAGCAAGCCACGAGGGTGGAGGGTTACATACTTCATCTTGTCCAGCGTCACACCCTTTTGCCAAGGCCATGTCAGCCTCGTACAACTCTAAGCCCTGATCCGTCATACAGCTTTACCCCTGCACATGCCTCTCTAAACAGAAAAAGCCCTTCTCTTTCCACAGAGCAGGGACATGCAGGTCCCCAAATTGAACTTTCATCCCACCCCAAGAACCCCAGTTGGGGTTGTGACCTCCCAGAGGGTGAGGCCTGTGGAGGAGAGGCTCCATCTCTAGAAGAAGAGCGTTATTTGATGCTGCCCTACCCCCAGTGTAGACCACACTCCATGACTGGGAGGTTGCCATCACCTCTGCCCTTCTTGGACCCCAACTGCGGTGGTGGGGCGCTTAACCTTTGCTGTGAACCCTCACCCCCTCAGCATTGTCCTCAGCCTCCAATCAATCAGAAGCACAATCTAGTAAGTGCTCAGTACATCCCAGGGCAGGTCTGCCATGCTCCCTTACGCTCACCAAAACATTTTAACCAAGCACAGTCCAAAACCCACCAGTCCTCTCCTGACCACCACAATGCCAAGCCCAGAAATTCTAGGAAGAGccacaatgaaaaacaaagggCTAAAAAGTCCAGCGGTAAAGCAGGTCGATCCCAGTCAGAAAACAGTCTGCTCGGCCAGCGGGTATTGCCAGAACGAAGGTACAGCACTACCGAGCGGCATCAAGGCAGAGGAGATCAGGCCCAGGGTCAAGTTGTTAAGGTTCACGTAGGAAACAATAGCGACAAAGCAAACCGACGCTGGTGTTCCAACTTGGAGCTCAGCCAAGATGAAGGAGaaaacaaccacatggaacaaggCCATCGGAGGCCACCTCGAAAAGCTCGCCCTGGTCACAGTggtcaccaccaccatcaccaccaccagcagcagcaacagcagcagcctcCTCATAATCATCATCCACAGCAACATAGCCAACGCTGGCACTCAGACTTCCAGCAGCGTGCGCCACTTTGCCAAGGAGAGGACCCCTACGCGGGGGCTGCCCCCGCCGAGTCCTCGTCCAGCATGAGCGAAGTGTACTCACCAGCCTCCAGTTCACTTTCCAGTGACTCTGACGAGAGCGGTGGCCTGGTGTGGCCCCAGCAATTGCCACCTCGACTCGTTACCACATCGTCTTCCTCTTCGCCCACAGCGCAGGCCGCTAGCGCCAACCCTCCCGCTCAGCCAAAAGCTTTTGTCAAGATTAAAGCTTCCCACGCACTCAAAAAGAAGATCCTAAGATTTCGCTCTGGATCCCTCAAAGTCATGACCACCGTGTGA
- the gramd1bb gene encoding protein Aster-B isoform X2, which yields MKSFKLACTTSNSNKSTPACSPVLRKRSRSPTPQGQEGDNMVEKGSDHSSDKSPSTPEQVVQRTYSLQSARSGGKNSKSHKRLSKKSQSWYNVLSPTYKQRNEDFRKLFKQLPDTERLIVDYSCALQRDILLQGRLYLSENWICFYSNIFRWETLLTVRLKDICSMTKEKTARLIPNAIQVCTDNEKHFFTSFGARDRTYMMMFRLWQNALLDKPLCPKELWHFVHQCYGNELGLTSDDEDYVPPDDDFNTMGFCEEIPNEENEMNNDNLSKSSTEAKPDGSPPLLQKKVIPNSTIDRMGNNTPITFELSTDDFTDCQPDSELLALPLLVDEKNTDPSRTGGPVPSPSLDFNDNEDLPTELSDSSETHDEGEVQAFHEDLNGRQHINEIYKFSVDKLYDILFTESQFMSDFMEQRRFSDVVYHPWKKEEAGNQKREILYTISLSNPLAPKTATVTEIQTLYKASQESECYIIDAEVITHDVPYHDYFYTLNRYTLTRVAKNKCRLRVSTELRFRKQPWGLVKGFIEKNFWSGLEENFRQLEVELSKLEELLTEAHQLSPKAKVVKNTTVRRKKRPNPHMRSQHLDEALSPVTTPTDEEVIQCIKQVVGSTQTRHQSPEHRRLPGGLAFYSVSKLLLIISFVICISLVLLVLLNMMLFYKLWMLEYSAQSLTTWQGLRLHESKLPQTQMEWAQLLETQQRFHEAELQKWREIIKSSVVLLDQMKDSLLNLQRGISLRDCSSEPDDKRTQYH from the exons cacTACCAGTAACTCAAACAAGAGCACTCCAGCTTGCTCACCAGTCCTGCGCAAACGCTCGCGCTCTCCCACACCACAGGGCCAGGAGGGTGACAACATGGTGGAGAAGGGCTCGGACCACTCCTCGGACAAGTCCCCCTCCACGCCCGAGCAGGTTGTCCAAAGGACCTACTCACTGCAATCGGCACGCAGCGGGGGAAAGAACTCCAAA TCTCACAAGCGACTTTCCAAA AAGAGCCAAAGCTGGTACAAC GTGCTGAGCCCCACATACAAGCAGCGCAATGAGGACTTCAGGAAACTCTTTAAGCAGCTACCTGACACAGAGAGACTCATTGTGG ACTATTCCTGTGCTCTGCAACGGGACATCCTCCTACAGGGACGACTCTACCTCTCCGAGAACTGGATCTGTTTCTATAGCAACATCTTCCGCTGGGAAACACTG CTAACTGTACGGCTAAAGGACATCTGCTCAATGACGAAAGAGAAGACTGCTCGCCTCATTCCCAACGCCATCCAGGTCTGCACTGACAATGAGAAG CACTttttcacctcttttggggccaGAGACAGGACATACATGATGATGTTCAGACTATGGCAGAATGCGCTGCTTGACAAg ccACTCTGCCCCAAAGAGCTATGGCACTTTGTACACCAGTGCTATGGCAATGAGCTTGGCCTGACTAGTGATGATGAAGATTATGTTCCCCCTGATGATGACTTCAACACCATGGG GTTTTGTGAAGAGATtccaaatgaagaaaatgaaatgaacaatGACAACTTGTCTAAAAGCAGTACTGAGGCCAAGCCTGATGGGAGTCCGCCTCTTCTTCAAAAGAAGGTCATCCCAAACAGCACTATCGACCGCATGGGCAACAACACACCGATCACA TTTGAACTCTCCACAGATGATTTCACAGACTGTCAACCTGATAGTGAGCTGCTAGCTTTGCCTCTGCTGGTGGATGAGAAGAACACTGACCCCAGCAGGACTGGTGGCCCCGTTCCCTCGCCCTCACTCGACTTCAATGACAATGAGGATCTCCCTACGGAACTCAGTGACTCTTCAGAGACGCACGACGAAG GTGAGGTTCAAGCCTTCCACGAAGATCTGAATGGGAGGCAGCACATTAATGAGATCTACAAATTCAGTGTGGACAAGCTCTATGACATCCTCTTCACAGAGTCACAGTTCATGAGCGACTTCATGGAGCAGAGGCGATTCTCAG ATGTGGTTTACCATCCTTGGAAAAAAGAGGAGGCTGGGAACCAGAAAAGGGAAATCCTGTACACCATCTCACTGTCTAATCCTCTTGCTCCCAAAACTGCCACTGTCACTGAGATACAG ACTCTGTACAAAGCCAGCCAAGAGAGTGAGTGTTATATCATTGATGCTGAGGTCATCACACATGACGTTCCCTACCACGACTACTTCTACACCCTCAACCGCTACACGCTCACCCGAGTGGCTAAGAACAAATGTCGCTTACG AGTATCAACAGAGCTGCGCTTCAGAAAGCAGCCATGGGGGCTGGTGAAAGgattcattgaaaaaaacttcTGGAGCGGACTGGAGGAGAACTTTCGCCAACTCG AGGTGGAGCTGTCCAAGCTAGAAGAGCTCTTGACTGAAGCCCACCAGCTTTCCCCCAAGGCTAAAGTGGTGAAGAACACTACAGTGAGACGGAAGAAGAGGCCTAACCCACACATGCGCAGCCAACATCTGGATGAAGCTCTCAGTCCTGTCACCACGCCAACTGACGAGGAAGTGATTCAGTGCATCAAACAAGTGGTGGGCTCCACGCAGACCAGACATCAGAGTCCAGAGCATCGTCGCCTGCCTGGAGGCTTGGCATTTTACAGTGTCTCCAAGCTGTTGCTCATCATCAGCTTTGT GATCTGTATAAG TCTTGTCCTGTTGGTGTTGCTCAATATGATGCTCTTCTACAAGCTATGGATGCTGGAGTACTCTGCACAGTCTTTAACTACCTGGCAAGGTCTGCGGCTCCATGAAAG TAAACTTCCTCAGACACAAATGGAGTGGGCCCAGCTCCTGGAGACACAGCAACGTTTCCATGAGGCCGAGCTTCAGAAGTGGCGGGAGATTATTAAATCATCGGTGGTCCTACTCGACCAG ATGAAAGACTCTTTATTGAACCTCCAGCGTGGCATCAGCTTAAGGGACTGCAGTTCAGAACCCGACGACAAGAGGACTCAGTATCACTGA
- the gramd1bb gene encoding protein Aster-B isoform X3 — protein MKSFKLACTTSNSNKSTPACSPVLRKRSRSPTPQGQEGDNMVEKGSDHSSDKSPSTPEQVVQRTYSLQSARSGGKNSKKSQSWYNVLSPTYKQRNEDFRKLFKQLPDTERLIVDYSCALQRDILLQGRLYLSENWICFYSNIFRWETLLTVRLKDICSMTKEKTARLIPNAIQVCTDNEKHFFTSFGARDRTYMMMFRLWQNALLDKPLCPKELWHFVHQCYGNELGLTSDDEDYVPPDDDFNTMGFCEEIPNEENEMNNDNLSKSSTEAKPDGSPPLLQKKVIPNSTIDRMGNNTPITFELSTDDFTDCQPDSELLALPLLVDEKNTDPSRTGGPVPSPSLDFNDNEDLPTELSDSSETHDEGEVQAFHEDLNGRQHINEIYKFSVDKLYDILFTESQFMSDFMEQRRFSDVVYHPWKKEEAGNQKREILYTISLSNPLAPKTATVTEIQTLYKASQESECYIIDAEVITHDVPYHDYFYTLNRYTLTRVAKNKCRLRVSTELRFRKQPWGLVKGFIEKNFWSGLEENFRQLEVELSKLEELLTEAHQLSPKAKVVKNTTVRRKKRPNPHMRSQHLDEALSPVTTPTDEEVIQCIKQVVGSTQTRHQSPEHRRLPGGLAFYSVSKLLLIISFVICISLVLLVLLNMMLFYKLWMLEYSAQSLTTWQGLRLHESKLPQTQMEWAQLLETQQRFHEAELQKWREIIKSSVVLLDQMKDSLLNLQRGISLRDCSSEPDDKRTQYH, from the exons cacTACCAGTAACTCAAACAAGAGCACTCCAGCTTGCTCACCAGTCCTGCGCAAACGCTCGCGCTCTCCCACACCACAGGGCCAGGAGGGTGACAACATGGTGGAGAAGGGCTCGGACCACTCCTCGGACAAGTCCCCCTCCACGCCCGAGCAGGTTGTCCAAAGGACCTACTCACTGCAATCGGCACGCAGCGGGGGAAAGAACTCCAAA AAGAGCCAAAGCTGGTACAAC GTGCTGAGCCCCACATACAAGCAGCGCAATGAGGACTTCAGGAAACTCTTTAAGCAGCTACCTGACACAGAGAGACTCATTGTGG ACTATTCCTGTGCTCTGCAACGGGACATCCTCCTACAGGGACGACTCTACCTCTCCGAGAACTGGATCTGTTTCTATAGCAACATCTTCCGCTGGGAAACACTG CTAACTGTACGGCTAAAGGACATCTGCTCAATGACGAAAGAGAAGACTGCTCGCCTCATTCCCAACGCCATCCAGGTCTGCACTGACAATGAGAAG CACTttttcacctcttttggggccaGAGACAGGACATACATGATGATGTTCAGACTATGGCAGAATGCGCTGCTTGACAAg ccACTCTGCCCCAAAGAGCTATGGCACTTTGTACACCAGTGCTATGGCAATGAGCTTGGCCTGACTAGTGATGATGAAGATTATGTTCCCCCTGATGATGACTTCAACACCATGGG GTTTTGTGAAGAGATtccaaatgaagaaaatgaaatgaacaatGACAACTTGTCTAAAAGCAGTACTGAGGCCAAGCCTGATGGGAGTCCGCCTCTTCTTCAAAAGAAGGTCATCCCAAACAGCACTATCGACCGCATGGGCAACAACACACCGATCACA TTTGAACTCTCCACAGATGATTTCACAGACTGTCAACCTGATAGTGAGCTGCTAGCTTTGCCTCTGCTGGTGGATGAGAAGAACACTGACCCCAGCAGGACTGGTGGCCCCGTTCCCTCGCCCTCACTCGACTTCAATGACAATGAGGATCTCCCTACGGAACTCAGTGACTCTTCAGAGACGCACGACGAAG GTGAGGTTCAAGCCTTCCACGAAGATCTGAATGGGAGGCAGCACATTAATGAGATCTACAAATTCAGTGTGGACAAGCTCTATGACATCCTCTTCACAGAGTCACAGTTCATGAGCGACTTCATGGAGCAGAGGCGATTCTCAG ATGTGGTTTACCATCCTTGGAAAAAAGAGGAGGCTGGGAACCAGAAAAGGGAAATCCTGTACACCATCTCACTGTCTAATCCTCTTGCTCCCAAAACTGCCACTGTCACTGAGATACAG ACTCTGTACAAAGCCAGCCAAGAGAGTGAGTGTTATATCATTGATGCTGAGGTCATCACACATGACGTTCCCTACCACGACTACTTCTACACCCTCAACCGCTACACGCTCACCCGAGTGGCTAAGAACAAATGTCGCTTACG AGTATCAACAGAGCTGCGCTTCAGAAAGCAGCCATGGGGGCTGGTGAAAGgattcattgaaaaaaacttcTGGAGCGGACTGGAGGAGAACTTTCGCCAACTCG AGGTGGAGCTGTCCAAGCTAGAAGAGCTCTTGACTGAAGCCCACCAGCTTTCCCCCAAGGCTAAAGTGGTGAAGAACACTACAGTGAGACGGAAGAAGAGGCCTAACCCACACATGCGCAGCCAACATCTGGATGAAGCTCTCAGTCCTGTCACCACGCCAACTGACGAGGAAGTGATTCAGTGCATCAAACAAGTGGTGGGCTCCACGCAGACCAGACATCAGAGTCCAGAGCATCGTCGCCTGCCTGGAGGCTTGGCATTTTACAGTGTCTCCAAGCTGTTGCTCATCATCAGCTTTGT GATCTGTATAAG TCTTGTCCTGTTGGTGTTGCTCAATATGATGCTCTTCTACAAGCTATGGATGCTGGAGTACTCTGCACAGTCTTTAACTACCTGGCAAGGTCTGCGGCTCCATGAAAG TAAACTTCCTCAGACACAAATGGAGTGGGCCCAGCTCCTGGAGACACAGCAACGTTTCCATGAGGCCGAGCTTCAGAAGTGGCGGGAGATTATTAAATCATCGGTGGTCCTACTCGACCAG ATGAAAGACTCTTTATTGAACCTCCAGCGTGGCATCAGCTTAAGGGACTGCAGTTCAGAACCCGACGACAAGAGGACTCAGTATCACTGA
- the gramd1bb gene encoding protein Aster-B isoform X4, whose translation MKSFKLACTTSNSNKSTPACSPVLRKRSRSPTPQGQEGDNMVEKGSDHSSDKSPSTPEQVVQRTYSLQSARSGGKNSKKSQSWYNVLSPTYKQRNEDFRKLFKQLPDTERLIVDYSCALQRDILLQGRLYLSENWICFYSNIFRWETLLTVRLKDICSMTKEKTARLIPNAIQVCTDNEKHFFTSFGARDRTYMMMFRLWQNALLDKPLCPKELWHFVHQCYGNELGLTSDDEDYVPPDDDFNTMGFCEEIPNEENEMNNDNLSKSSTEAKPDGSPPLLQKKVIPNSTIDRMGNNTPITFELSTDDFTDCQPDSELLALPLLVDEKNTDPSRTGGPVPSPSLDFNDNEDLPTELSDSSETHDEGEVQAFHEDLNGRQHINEIYKFSVDKLYDILFTESQFMSDFMEQRRFSDVVYHPWKKEEAGNQKREILYTISLSNPLAPKTATVTEIQTLYKASQESECYIIDAEVITHDVPYHDYFYTLNRYTLTRVAKNKCRLRVSTELRFRKQPWGLVKGFIEKNFWSGLEENFRQLEVELSKLEELLTEAHQLSPKAKVVKNTTVRRKKRPNPHMRSQHLDEALSPVTTPTDEEVIQCIKQVVGSTQTRHQSPEHRRLPGGLAFYSVSKLLLIISFVLVLLVLLNMMLFYKLWMLEYSAQSLTTWQGLRLHESKLPQTQMEWAQLLETQQRFHEAELQKWREIIKSSVVLLDQMKDSLLNLQRGISLRDCSSEPDDKRTQYH comes from the exons cacTACCAGTAACTCAAACAAGAGCACTCCAGCTTGCTCACCAGTCCTGCGCAAACGCTCGCGCTCTCCCACACCACAGGGCCAGGAGGGTGACAACATGGTGGAGAAGGGCTCGGACCACTCCTCGGACAAGTCCCCCTCCACGCCCGAGCAGGTTGTCCAAAGGACCTACTCACTGCAATCGGCACGCAGCGGGGGAAAGAACTCCAAA AAGAGCCAAAGCTGGTACAAC GTGCTGAGCCCCACATACAAGCAGCGCAATGAGGACTTCAGGAAACTCTTTAAGCAGCTACCTGACACAGAGAGACTCATTGTGG ACTATTCCTGTGCTCTGCAACGGGACATCCTCCTACAGGGACGACTCTACCTCTCCGAGAACTGGATCTGTTTCTATAGCAACATCTTCCGCTGGGAAACACTG CTAACTGTACGGCTAAAGGACATCTGCTCAATGACGAAAGAGAAGACTGCTCGCCTCATTCCCAACGCCATCCAGGTCTGCACTGACAATGAGAAG CACTttttcacctcttttggggccaGAGACAGGACATACATGATGATGTTCAGACTATGGCAGAATGCGCTGCTTGACAAg ccACTCTGCCCCAAAGAGCTATGGCACTTTGTACACCAGTGCTATGGCAATGAGCTTGGCCTGACTAGTGATGATGAAGATTATGTTCCCCCTGATGATGACTTCAACACCATGGG GTTTTGTGAAGAGATtccaaatgaagaaaatgaaatgaacaatGACAACTTGTCTAAAAGCAGTACTGAGGCCAAGCCTGATGGGAGTCCGCCTCTTCTTCAAAAGAAGGTCATCCCAAACAGCACTATCGACCGCATGGGCAACAACACACCGATCACA TTTGAACTCTCCACAGATGATTTCACAGACTGTCAACCTGATAGTGAGCTGCTAGCTTTGCCTCTGCTGGTGGATGAGAAGAACACTGACCCCAGCAGGACTGGTGGCCCCGTTCCCTCGCCCTCACTCGACTTCAATGACAATGAGGATCTCCCTACGGAACTCAGTGACTCTTCAGAGACGCACGACGAAG GTGAGGTTCAAGCCTTCCACGAAGATCTGAATGGGAGGCAGCACATTAATGAGATCTACAAATTCAGTGTGGACAAGCTCTATGACATCCTCTTCACAGAGTCACAGTTCATGAGCGACTTCATGGAGCAGAGGCGATTCTCAG ATGTGGTTTACCATCCTTGGAAAAAAGAGGAGGCTGGGAACCAGAAAAGGGAAATCCTGTACACCATCTCACTGTCTAATCCTCTTGCTCCCAAAACTGCCACTGTCACTGAGATACAG ACTCTGTACAAAGCCAGCCAAGAGAGTGAGTGTTATATCATTGATGCTGAGGTCATCACACATGACGTTCCCTACCACGACTACTTCTACACCCTCAACCGCTACACGCTCACCCGAGTGGCTAAGAACAAATGTCGCTTACG AGTATCAACAGAGCTGCGCTTCAGAAAGCAGCCATGGGGGCTGGTGAAAGgattcattgaaaaaaacttcTGGAGCGGACTGGAGGAGAACTTTCGCCAACTCG AGGTGGAGCTGTCCAAGCTAGAAGAGCTCTTGACTGAAGCCCACCAGCTTTCCCCCAAGGCTAAAGTGGTGAAGAACACTACAGTGAGACGGAAGAAGAGGCCTAACCCACACATGCGCAGCCAACATCTGGATGAAGCTCTCAGTCCTGTCACCACGCCAACTGACGAGGAAGTGATTCAGTGCATCAAACAAGTGGTGGGCTCCACGCAGACCAGACATCAGAGTCCAGAGCATCGTCGCCTGCCTGGAGGCTTGGCATTTTACAGTGTCTCCAAGCTGTTGCTCATCATCAGCTTTGT TCTTGTCCTGTTGGTGTTGCTCAATATGATGCTCTTCTACAAGCTATGGATGCTGGAGTACTCTGCACAGTCTTTAACTACCTGGCAAGGTCTGCGGCTCCATGAAAG TAAACTTCCTCAGACACAAATGGAGTGGGCCCAGCTCCTGGAGACACAGCAACGTTTCCATGAGGCCGAGCTTCAGAAGTGGCGGGAGATTATTAAATCATCGGTGGTCCTACTCGACCAG ATGAAAGACTCTTTATTGAACCTCCAGCGTGGCATCAGCTTAAGGGACTGCAGTTCAGAACCCGACGACAAGAGGACTCAGTATCACTGA